One Ricinus communis isolate WT05 ecotype wild-type chromosome 2, ASM1957865v1, whole genome shotgun sequence DNA segment encodes these proteins:
- the LOC8268414 gene encoding probable ubiquitin-like-specific protease 2B isoform X2, giving the protein MKNGLEVFDFKEEDELAEYTAGKILGKFKNPNLENPAFLECDFNECVSQGSEVAKRDIGTITCVDVDAMECENSSKDASTHAPPGIVRADSATVDENSDTDTAFRSEPMSHEKDPSSITDYHEFKSSFTEQEAVVSCHASLSPGRIQSNCGIADSPPSNSGRVNEKSDADKSMSESSPSSPASDIADDGATENDHSSDKYFSASEMDIIDMEVDYVVYRGNHCTGCLITFSCGGIKVSGMSSHGDEGTFSFERAIDDIIRIESQQLQRFGTVTVKLHVLSKDAAQAANAYGVEQLEFVVLEPNWSGKLEEIGSLNVKYLALSDTVRDSDATMVAGAHLHRKRPYFPVFEAVEDVVYPKGDSDAVSISKRDFDLLQPETFINDTIIDFYIKYLKNQIPPEEKHRFHFFNSFFFRKLADLDKDPSSASDGRAAFLRVHKWTRKVDIFGKDYVFIPVNFSLHWSLLIICHPGELAGFGDEDLRKSPRTPCILHMDSIKGTHAGLKNLVQSYLWEEWKSRHKETSEDLSSKFLNLWFVPLELPQQENSFDCGLFLLHYLELFLADAPVNFSPFKINRFSKFLNVDWFPPAEASLKRTLIQRLISGLLEHYSHEVSSGDCSDKPESNFLENNGKEIRVQFVSERCTQAVACHGNLSSCNANQGIEITLLEASSMRNSDSVNDPGLVLREFFEPGVPAGSLLAQCSSFDQPSYYRLNGAISHQIEDDAEAREQFVYFPSGDSIFQQDAGSIPYPLRGFGADSSWNPGVSMQGEHDGSSSETSECASDDSDVGIIENCSIVKDMDQSREEIGQQRSQSIENMECLTERLASGSSEMLETSAINGTEDPDKIHDTTENGDLAYCQEIPSTLQIDYNMVENGSHQHYIKAAISGESDDVTAESDKNKRIDDNAMAESDEKQRVGENVMAESDEKQTVGDDAMAESDEEQTVGMAESDEKQTVSYNLMSESDEKQRTDDNGMTESYEKQTAGGNVMAESDEKQIIDDSAMAESDEEQAPKRRRVTPLHEGDGDINGNLSEDIHL; this is encoded by the exons ATGAAGAACGGACTCGAAGTCTTCGATTTCAAGGAAGAAGACGAGCTTGCTGAATATACAGCTGGCAAAATTCTCGGCAAGTTCAAAAACCCTAATCTTGAAAATCCCGCCTTTTTGGAGTGCGACTTTAATGAATGCG TTTCCCAGGGATCTGAAGTTGCAAAAAGGGACATTGGCACTATAACTTGTGTAGATGTTGATGCAATGGAATGTGAAAATAGTTCTAAAGATGCTAGTACACACGCCCCTCCAGGAATTGTTAGAGCAGACTCAGCCACTGTTGATGAGAATTCTGACACAGATACTGCTTTTCGATCAGAACCTATGAGTCATGAAAAAGATCCTTCTTCTATTACGGATTACCATGAATTCAAAAGTTCTTTTACTGAACAGGAGGCTGTGGTGTCATGTCATGCATCACTTTCACCTGGGAGAATTCAATCAAATTGTGGCATTGCAGACTCTCCTCCATCCAAT AGTGGACGGGTCAATGAGAAATCAGACGCTGATAAAAGCATGAGTGAGAGTTCCCCATCAAGTCCTGCTTCTGATATTGCTGATGATGGTG CTACTGAAAATGATCACTCATCAGATAAATATTTCAGTGCATCAGAAATG GATATAATTGATATGGAAGTTGATTATGTTGTCTATCGGGGTAATCACTGTACCGGGTGCCTGATAACTTTTTCTTGTGGCGGCATTAAAGTCAGTGGTATGTCTTCACATGGAGATGAAGGAACTTTCAGCTTTGAAAGGGCTATTGATGATATTATTCGTATTGAGTCTCAGCAACTTCAAAGG TTTGGAACTGTCACTGTTAAGCTCCATGTACTATCGAAGGATGCTGCGCAAGCTGCTAATGCTTATG GGGTTGAGCAGCTGGAGTTTGTTGTTCTTGAGCCCAACTGGTCTGGGAAATTGGAAGAGATCGGATCTCTGAATGTCAAGTATTTAGCTTTATCTGATACTGTACGCGA TTCGGATGCCACAATGGTTGCAGGAGCGCACTTACATCGGAAAAGGCCGTATTTTCCAGT TTTTGAAGCTGTTGAAGATGTTGTCTATCCAAAAGGGGATTCAGATGCTGTTTCTATTAGTAAGAGAGATTTTGACCTACTACAGCCCGAGACATTTATCAATGACACTATTATTGACTTCTATATCAA GTATTTGAAGAACCAGATTCCACCTGAGGAAAAGCATAGGttccatttttttaatagCTTTTTCTTTCGGAAGCTTGCAGATCTAGACAAAGATCCATCCAGTGCTTCAGATGGCAGGGCTGCTTTTTTACGTGTTCATAAATGGACAAGGAAAGTGGATATATTTGGAAAAGACTATGTTTTTATCCCTGTAAATTTCAG CCTTCACTGgagtttattaataatatgtcATCCTGGTGAATTGGCTGGCTTCGGAG ATGAAGACTTGCGAAAGTCTCCTAGAACACCATGCATATTACATATGGACTCTATCAAAGGAACTCATGCGGGTCTAAAAAACCTTGTTCAGAG TTATCTATGGGAAGAATGGAAGTCTAGGCATAAGGAGACATCAGAAGATTTGTCttcaaaatttttgaatttgtggTTTGTCCCGCTTGAG TTGCCACAGCAGGAAAATTCATTTGATTGTGGCCTGTTCCTGCTCCACTACCTGGAGCTTTTTTTGGCAGACGCCCCTGTGAATTTCAGTCCATTCAAAATAAACAGATTCTCAAAGTTT CTCAATGTGGACTGGTTTCCTCCTGCTGAGGCTTCTCTGAAGCGTACTCTTATACAAAGGCTTATTTCTGGGCTCCTTGAACATTATTCTCACGAAGTTTCCTCTGGTGATTGCAGTGACAAACCGGAGTCTAattttctagaaaataatgGGAAAGAAATTAGAGTCCAATTTGTTTCAGAGAGATGCACCCAAGCTGTAGCTTGTCACGGCAATTTATCAAGTTGTAATGCCAATCAAGGGATTGAAATCACTCTGTTGGAAGCATCTTCTATGAGGAATTCTGATTCTGTTAATGACCCTGGTTTGGTTCTCAGGGAATTCTTTGAGCCAGGAGTTCCTGCAGGATCATTACTTGCACAATGTTCATCCTTTGACCAGCCATCTTATTACCGTCTTAATGGTGCTATATCACACCAGATAGAG GATGATGCAGAGGCCAGGGAGCAGTTTGTATATTTCCCTTCTGGTGATTCTATTTTCCAACAAGATGCTGGTTCGATTCCATATCCTTTAAGAGGTTTTGGGGCTGATTCTTCATGGAATCCTGGAGTTTCTATGCAAGGAGAGCATGATGGCTCATCCTCAGAAACATCGGAATGTGCCTCTGATGATTCTGACGTAGGGATTATTGAGAATTGCTCCATTGTGAAAGATATGGATCAAAGTCGAGAAGAGATTGGTCAACAAAGATCTCAATCAATTGAAAACATGGAATGCCTTACAGAGAGACTTGCGTCTGGCTCCAGTGAGATGCTGGAAACCTCTGCCATTAATGGTACTGAAGATCCTGATAAGATCCATGATACCACAGAGAATGGAGACCTTGCCTATTGTCAAGAAATTCCATCTACCTTACAAATTGATTATAACATGGTAGAAAATGGATCACATCAACACTATATAAAGGCAGCGATCTCAGGTGAAAGTGATGATGTGACCGCAGAATCAgataagaataaaagaatCGATGATAATGCAATGGCAGAATCAGATGAGAAGCAAAGAGTCGGTGAAAATGTGATGGCAGAATCAGATGAGAAGCAAACAGTAGGTGATGACGCAATGGCAGAATCAGACGAGGAGCAAACAGTGGGGATGGCAGAATCAGATGAGAAGCAAACAGTCAGTTATAACCTGATGTCAGAGTCGGATGAGAAGCAAAGAACCGATGATAACGGGATGACAGAATCATATGAAAAGCAAACAGCAGGTGGTAATGTGATGGCAGAATCAGATGAGAAGCAAATAATTGATGATAGTGCAATGGCAGAATCAGATGAAGAGCAAGCTCCAAAAAGGCGCCGGGTTACACCTCTCCACGAAGGGGATGGAGATATAAACGGAAACCTGTCGGAGGATATCCATTTGTAA